A genome region from Camelina sativa cultivar DH55 chromosome 10, Cs, whole genome shotgun sequence includes the following:
- the LOC104720655 gene encoding probable F-box protein At4g22165, with translation MEMKQHNPKSSYKLQRPGDSWSELPSDLLNSVVELLGFADSRRVGSVCSSWFSAAKRCLAKKQIPWLILLPDEDDEMETHWCKLFNPEENGKLYRMRADVFEFAKSYCLATCGNLLLMVDRGSVLYMLNLFTHERIDLPPVESQLGTTKLERTTSEGLFCISNGNDQRKFRGIDTILRSPVFWIDEQTKEYVVLLGLGEWCLVYSKKGDTFWSQIQTPQGYSTAFSTARCEMVYKDHKLYYLLLNRTTGGCIKIFDFSTEIPLETFHCGVAGDPSPINRTSSRDPWRIWRIGRTKLVVTITGDVLKVEQWVKKEQRVRHWSFRVYKAGFFNTYDEKVDSLGDEAMLFDLGIIVLANDDFVGFKRNSIFFNDICLEKNTTQICVFNLETQEMEDPLHKFVCSSKQQLHTARWFLPSSFKQTP, from the coding sequence ATGGAGATGAAGCAGCATAACCCTAAATCTTCTTACAAGTTACAGAGACCAGGAGATTCCTGGTCGGAGCTTCCTTCAGATCTGTTGAATTCAGTGGTTGAACTCCTTGGATTTGCTGATTCTCGACGAGTTGGATCCGTATGTTCGTCTTGGTTCTCCGCAGCGAAACGATGCTTGGCCAAAAAACAGATCCCTTGGCTGATTCTCTTGCCAGACGAAGACGACGAGATGGAAACCCATTGGTGCAAGCTGTTCAATCCCGAGGAGAATGGCAAGCTTTACAGAATGCGGGCTGATGTGTTCGAATTCGCAAAGAGCTATTGTTTAGCGACATGTGGAAACTTGCTCCTTATGGTAGATCGTGGGTCTGTTCTCTACATGTTGAATCTGTTTACCCACGAGAGGATCGATTTACCTCCGGTGGAGTCACAACTTGGAACGACAAAGCTGGAGCGAACCACCTCGGAAGgtttgttttgtatttcaaaCGGAAACGATCAAAGGAAGTTCAGAGGTATTGATACGATTCTGCGTTCCCCTGTGTTTTGGATTGACGAGCAAACTAAAGAGTATGTAGTTCTATTGGGACTTGGCGAATGGTGTTTGGTTTATTCCAAGAAAGGAGATACCTTCTGGAGTCAGATTCAAACTCCCCAAGGTTATTCTACTGCTTTTTCTACTGCTCGTTGTGAGATGGTTTACAAAGATCACAAGCTTTACTACCTCCTCCTAAATCGTACAACTGGTGGTTGTATCAAAATATTCGATTTCTCCACAGAGATTCCGCTAGAGACTTTTCACTGTGGTGTTGCTGGCGACCCCTCTCCTATTAATCGAACATCATCAAGGGATCCATGGCGAATTTGGCGAATTGGGCGAACAAAACTTGTTGTCACAATAACCGGAGATGTCCTCAAGGTTGAACAATGGGTCAAGAAAGAACAGCGGGTACGTCACTGGTCCTTCCGCGTCTACAAGGCAGGTTTCTTTAACACGTACGATGAAAAAGTTGATTCTTTGGGCGACGAGGCAATGCTTTTTGATCTTGGCATCATTGTCCTCGCTAATGATGACTTTGTGGGTTTTAAGAGAAACTCCATCTTCTTCAATGATATTTGTCTTGAGAAAAACACTACTCaaatttgtgtctttaatcTCGAGACACAGGAGATGGAGGACCCACTCCATAAGTTTGTTTGTTCGTCCAAGCAACAACTCCACACAGCTCGATGGTTCCTACCAAGTAGTTTCAAGCAGACCCCATAA